In Gavia stellata isolate bGavSte3 chromosome 38, bGavSte3.hap2, whole genome shotgun sequence, the DNA window TCAAGTTGGTGGTGCCCAACCAGCGACACCCGAGAGGGTTCAGCCTTGGACGTTTCCCGGCCCGCAGCAAAATTAGGCTCTTCCTGGAGCTTTCCCAAGTCGAGCTCCCCAAACCGAGTGGCCCAGCACCCTTGCAAGCCTCCCAAGGTCCATCCTTGGAACCCGAGGGTGCTTCCAACCCCTCCGAGAAGGGCACCCGACGCCAGCTAGGGCGAGCAAAGAGCCCTCCAGACCGCGGACTGTCACTTGGGGAACCGTTTCCCAATTGAAAAGGGCTACTAGAGAGCCAGGAGGGTTTAAAACCCTGTCACAAGCCCAAAATACACGGTGTAAgctcataatttctttttattttgcttatgtGGTACCTGAGATCACCTGCCCTGACCTTTAGCAAGGCCGCTCCGGTGCTAACGCAATGCACTGGGTGCCAGCCGTCTGGTTTGGGGTCCTTTCAGCCCCCGCGGTTGGTCTGAAGAGGAATTATCATCAAAATTTTGGCTTCTGTAGCAAATAGTTAACTATTCTGGGTTATTTATTAACCCTTCTATAAATGGAACCAGAGGAGctgtgaaaaaaatcccagtgatGCAAGGGCAATATTTTCACatctctcttgttttcttttaaagacagaaacttcttccagcagaagctgagaTCCTTTTTCACCGTGTACTTGCTGCTGGCCCTCTCCTTCTTGCTGATCATCACCCTGTTCGCTGTGTCGCTCTCCAGAGGTACTGGGACATCTTTGAACTAATTCATTAGGACCAAGAGATACGTGAGGACGCTGACGTCCCCGCGACCGTcgatatataaaatatatatatgtaaatatatagaGATGTATGAAAATATATAGAACTATACTGGCTAATCCAAGCGATAGGCTGCTGGAAAAGCGCATCCCCAGCAGAATAAACCAGCCAGAACAAAACACATCTTTAGCCTTGCGGGGTGAGGTGCTCGCAGGCGCACGGGCGGCAGCGCGACCGATAACCCAGCATCTCgccccctctctctctctaaacAGTTTCAGCCATTTCTTCGAAACTCAACGAGGTGCACCTGGAACAGAAACAGAACTTTTCCGGCAGGGATTTTCTCTGTAAGTCCTGGCTGCTGCCCAAACCCACaaacttttcttcccctctgaaATTGCCTTGAATTGTCCCCAAAGCGGTCCAGCTCTGGATCGCTTCGCTAAGGCGGTGCCGGGTATCCGTCCCCTTCTGGGgttgctgctctgccagcagcaaacacttttctattttagaaaaaaaacagattttttcgGGTTTTTTCGGGTGCCGGTCGCCGCCTTCGTGGCAGTCCAACATGCAGCAAGCTTCGGGCTGTGCCGTTGTGTCTATACCAGTTTGGCACTGGGAGAACCCTCTTGCTGGGACGAGTCGGCGAGGACCAGCTTGACTGCCCGCCATCCCCCTGACTTCCCCCACCATCCTTCTTTCACCAGTGTTTCCCTGCGGACCCCGCTCCAGGGAATGGGAATACTTTGACGGAAAATGTTACTACTTCTCCCTAACCAGAATGAGCTGGTACAAGGCGAAGGCTCAGTGCGAAGAGATGCACTCGCAACTGGCTATCATTAACAGCTACGCCAAGCAGGTAAAGACCCCAGCTCTCGGGAGTAAAGCCCAGGCTTGCCCCAGTCCTGCCCGCAGCTCCGGCCTTCCGCGgagccccccagcacctcccGGGCACCCCGCTGCCATCCTGCCCAGTCCCAGCTCGCTGGGCAGCGGAGAGCCGGTGCTGTTATCCTTTGCGTCAGCCAGCAGAGAGCAGGCAGAacctgctctgcctgcccgcTGCCCGCACCCAGGGCTTCTCCTGGATGCGTGCGGGATGCTCAGACACAGCACCGGCACCTATCCTGCACCTCCCACGTTGTAAATTAAGAGCCAAGCGCAGAGCTGTACCTCTCCGGCTCCTCCACGGTGCAAACGCGGAGCTGAGATGGCCCGGAGCCGTTTCCATGGTGCTTTTCCCCTCCTGATCCCTCTCCCCGCTGCAGAATTTTGTCATGTTCAGGACAAGGAATGAGCGTTTCTGGATCGGGCTCACGGACAGCAACTCGGAAGGGGAATGGGAAATGGATCGACGGGACCGACTATAAAACCACCTTCACGTGAGTGCCGGCCTGCCCTGCCTTTTCACGCCCTTCACCCCAAAATAGCGGCACCTTCCCCGCCTGCACGCCCCTGTTTCAGCCAGCAGACCGGTTTTCTTCACCTGCCCCGGGCCGGGCGCTCGCACGGGCGCTAACGCCGCAGCAGAGGCAAGAATTAGCGTCTAAACCCATCTAAAATCAGAGAGGTTTAGCTAGTCCCAGCTCTTCTCCCAGCCCCAggaaagctgctctgctcagccGCCTGCCCCCGCTGCCCTCTCTCAGTTTGGTCCTTCCCTGCCCAGATTTTGGAAGGAGGGAGAGCCCAACAACAGCGGCAGCAACGAAGATTGTGCCCACGTCTGGATCTCCGGGAAGTGGAACGACGTCTACTGCACCTTCGAGTGCTACTACGTCTGCGAAAAGCCTCTGCCCAACTGAGCAAAGCCACGCGCGGAGGCAACGTCCGATGCTCTGACACCGCAGAtggtccttttttcttcttaatttatACTATCCGAGCGCTCGctccctgctcttcctctccACCGCGCCGTCCCGAGGaagagcagggctggatttTGATGGTCCTAAGCAATATACGCAGGAATCCGGTTCTCCGTGGGGAGCTCAGCCTAATAAAGGACGATTATTCTGGTTAACGAAGCTTCTCTGGTTCAGGCGTGCGCGTGAAGGGTTGGGGTGAGCTGGGGCTGCGGACGGACGGCGTGCAGGTCAGCAGTGACGCCGGGAGCAGGCTGGGGATAAACGGGGCGGAATATGGGATTTGCTGCCCAACTGTGCATCCCGGGAGCGGGACGGGGGCATCTCCCGCGGTAGCGTCAGGGTGGGGAGGTTTGGATGGACGACGGCGGAGCTGAGCCACGTCCGAGAGGAGTTGGTGACTCCGCCGTGagtccttcctcctcctcaagGGACTGGGGGCTGAGGGCAGGTCCGCGACCCGAAGAGCAGCCCCTCGGCCTGCGGGCACCTGCCTGCACTCGGGGGCTGCCTGTCCCCGCTCCTCCCCGCCCCGAGTCCTGTCCCGAGCAGAGGATCTGCGCCCAGCAGCCGTGGGACACCAGTAAACACGGCTTCCCAGGTGGAAACGAGGGTTGGTTTTCCTAccgaggggaaaaaaaataaccacccCACCATTTTCATAACCTTTTTTTGGTGGTAGTGTTTCAGTTTGGATTCCACGGGACAAAATTGCCCGGTACTTATTTGTTATAATGTGAAACTCGATCGTGCTTCAGCTCTGCGTCACGTCAGTCACCGACGGGGTCCTCTGGCTGCAGACCCCGCAGGGATCGGGCTCCCGCCCGCATTTTCCGTCCTTCCACCAAAAAAAGCTCATTTGGGGCCAGACTGGAAAGCTGGAGCTGGTTTCAGGCAGGACTCTGctccccccgctgcccccgcccccgTACGAGGCGCTGATGACACCAGATCTTCTTAGCACAGTGTCAGCGGGTGCgtgtgcacacgcgtgtgcgcCCTGCGAGGTGTGCGTGTGATGGGTGCGGGCGTGCCCACGCGTGTGTCCACGCTGCAAGGTGTGTGTGCGGACGGGTGCGTGTGTGCACGCTGCAAGGTGTGTGTGTGATGGGTGTGGGTATGCCCACGCGTGTGTGCACGCTGCAAGGTGTGCGTGTGATGGGTGCGTGTGTGCACGCTGCAAGGTGTGTGTGCGACGGTGCGTGTGTGCACGCTGCAAGGTGTGTGTGTGATGCATGTGGGTGTGCCCACGCGTGTGTGCATGCTGCAAGGTGCGTGTGATGGGTGCAGGTGTGCCCACACGTGTGTGCACGCTGTGTGGGTGTGCCcacgtgtgtgtgcacactGCAAGGTGTGCTTGTGATGCGTGTGGGTGTGCCCACGCCTGTGTGCACACTGCAAGGTGTGTGTGTGATGGGTGCAGGTGTGCCATGCGTGTGTGCATGCTGCAAAGGTGTGTGCGAcgggtgtgcatgtgtgcatgctgAAAGGTGTGTGTGTGATGCATGTGGGTGTGCCCACACGTGTGTGCACGCTGCAAGGTGTGTGTGTGATGCATGCAGATGTGCCCACGCGTGTGTGCATGCTGTGTGGGGTGTGCCCACGTGTGTTGTGCACACTGCAAGGTGTGCGTGTGATGCGTGTGGGTGTGCTCACGTGTGTGTGCACGCTGCAAGGTGCATGTGTGACGGGTGCAGGTGTGCCCCATGCGTGTGTGCACGCTGCAAGGTGTAGTGTGCGACGGCTGCATGTGTGCACACTGCAAGGTGTGCGTGTGATGTGTGAGGGCGTGCCCACGCATCTGTGCACGCTGCAAGGTGTGCATGCGATGCGTGCAGATGTGcccatgtgtgtgtgcatgctgtGTGGGTGTGCCCATGCGTGTCTGCACACTGCAAGGTGCACGTGTGACGGGTGCAGGTGTGCCTACGCGTATGTGCATGCTGCAAGGTGTGTGTGTGATGCATGTGGGTGTGCCCCACGCGTGTGTGCACGCTGCAAGGTGTGTGTGCGATGCGTGTGGGTGTGCCCACACGTGTGTGCACGCTGCAAGGTGTGTGTGCGATGCGTGTGGGTGTGCCCACGCGTGTGTGCATGCTGCAAGGTGTGTGTGCGACGGGTGCATGTGTGCACGCTGCAAGGTGCGTGTGTGATGTGTGAGGGCGTGCCCACGCATGTGTGCACGCTGCAAGGTGTGCATGCGATGCGTGCAGATGTGCCCATGCGTGTGTGCATGCTGTGTGGGTGTGCCCACACGTGTGTGCACGCTGCAAGGTGTGTGTGTGACGGGTGCAGGTGTGCCCACGCGTGTCTGCACGCTGCAAGGTGTGCGTGTGATGCGTGTGGATGTGCCCACGCGTGTCTGCACGCTGCAAGGTGCGCGTGTGCACTGTGGGGAGCTGCGTGTGCCCACGCGTGTTCGAGCACCGCAAGGTGCGTGCGTGGGTGCGCTGCAGGGAGCGGGTGGGAGCCGCTCTCGGTCCCCCGGTACCGGGGGTGCCCCGCCGTGCCcacctcaccccccccccccgggggggcagCGCGGCNNNNNNNNNNNNNNNNNNNNNNNNNNNNNNNNNNNNNNNNNNNNNNNNNNNNNNNNNNNNNNNNNNNNNNNNNNNNNNNNNNNNNNNNNNNNNNNNNNNNNNNNNNNNNNNNNNNNNNNNNNNNNNNNNNNNNNNNNNNNNNNNNNNNNNNNNNNNNNNNNNNNNNNNNNNNNNNNNNNNNNNNNNNNNNNNNNNNNNNNTCCCCCGGCTGCAGCCCCCGGACCTGCCCGGTGCCCGGGTCGCCCCGGagctccggccccgccgctcgGTCCCCGTTGGCAGCggcagccgcagcccccgcccggTCCCCACCggtcccccctctcccccccggtccccccctgtccccaccgGTGCCCCCTGTCGCCCCGgtccccccctgtcccccccggtccccccgatcccccctctcccccggtCCCTCCggtcccccctctcccccctgtccccccgatcccccccggtcccccctctccccccggtCACTCCGGTCCCCCCGATCCCCCCTGTTCCCCCGATCCCCCCCGGTTCCCCCTCtcaccccctgtcccccctgtccccacccgtccccccgctccccccggtcccccctctccccccggtCCCCCTGGTCCCTCCGgtccccccctgtcccccctctccccccggtCCCCCTGGTCCCTCCggtcccccctgtcccccctctccccccggtcccccccggtccccccggtcccccctctcccccctctccccccgggtcccccctctcccccctctccccccggtcccccctctccccccggtccccccctctccccccggtcccccccggtccccccggTCCCCCCGGTCCCCCGGCCGGTCCCCGCTGCAGATTCGTCGGAGGAGCCGCGGGAGTATCACGGACACCGACCCGGTGCCTCTCCGTCCCGCTGGCACCGTCTCGGGGCTGGAGCGGAGCCGCGGCGGCCCCGACGGCGGGAGAACGCCCCTCCGCCCGCCCTGTCGGCGACACGGCTGTCGTGACAGAGCCCCGCGGTGAGCGCCGAAGCGGCGGCAGCTTCacggagcccccccccccgcccccccccctccccgggaccCGCGGAGCCTCCGCCGTTCCTGCCACAGCCCCTGTCGCGAGCAGCGCTGCCTCTGTCGCGACAGCCGCTGCCGGGGACCCCGTCGGTATCAGCCCccggggggaccgggggggggtcccgccTTGATGGGgcccccgccgcgctcccggcTCAGGCGCGCtcccggggggggcggcggcacTGACGGGCGCGGGCGCGGACgcgggcgggggctgcgcgCTCTGCCCCGCGCTCAGTCGCGCCCCGTTCCGCTCCtctcccgtcccctccctgccGGTACCGCTGCCGGTACCGCTGCCGGTATCGTTGGCTCGGTAAGTGGCCGAGAGTggacggggcgggcggggaTGCGGTGCCGGTAACCGACCGGTGGGGATGTCCCGgacggggagggaggggggggaaacGCGTGTACGCCCCGTCCGTGAGCGGAGAGCCGGGCACCGGCACCGGTAGCCGCACCGGGGACCCGTCGGGCCGCCGTGCCCCCCCACCAGGCCgggacggggaggggggcgAAGCGCGGCGGCCGCAGCCCCCGGTGCGGGCTCCGGTGCGGGCTCCGGGGACGCCGGGGGCACGATCGGGCTTAACCCCaaggggagcggggggagcggggcgggtggccgccgccgccgccgtgaTTTCGTTGCCGTTGGTTAACGGGAGCTCCGGGAAGCGGAAAACGACCGGGAGGCACCGGAGAGCCCCGACCCGCCGTGGGGACGGTGGGGGGTGACCGGTCCCGGTCCTTAACGCTCCTCtccgcccgcagcccccgcaCCGGCCACCGGCATGAAGACGGAAGAGGCTCcgtcctgcctgcagcaggcaacGCCGGTCCTGGGCTTCGGTGAGTGCCGGAGGGAGCGGGACCGGGTGCCGGGtgcccctcagcccccccagcccgggcCGCTCAGGCAGCATCCCTGGCTGCCTgccccatcctcatcctccccGGGGCCGCTCCGGGGGTCTTGGGGGGGGTCCGCAAGTTGCAGCGGGACCAGCCGGCCTTGCCCGTGTTGCCCGTTTGCCCCCAACCGTACAATCGCGTCGGCCATCAGCGGCATTCCCCGCTCCTCTGCGGTGGTTCTTCCCCACTCGGGATGGAGATTCCTTCCCCCTCGGGATTGTCGGGGTGACCGGGGGGGTGGGAGCACCCCCTTCGCTCGGCGTTGGGCTTTGCCAATTTGGAGGCAGCGAAAGCCACGGCGAGGTGTTGGCACGCCGCGAAATGCCACCTCGCAAGCCCAAGGCAGCTGCGGCTCTGCGGGCTGAGGTCCTTAACGGCACAGAGCACCGGCATTTAGCGAGGCACGGAGCCCAAAAGGGACGGGGACACCCCAAGCATCCATCCCTTCTCTGGCCCGACCTCCCGGATAAGCTCCCTTCGGAGCCTCGGTTTATCCGGTCCTTCGCTGATTTTAGGGAGCATCCCGTGCGGGGCCAGGCTGCGGTCGCGTGCCCCTCGACCATCCCAGCCACGGGCGATAGCCGGCTTTGCTGACCCGAATTTTAAATTACACCCAGGCGACCTGCCCACGAGCCCCGGGGGGGAGTTCGCGTGCCGTGGGAGGGGGGTTCATTTGGGATAATCCTGGGATGAGGCACCCGGgagctgcctccctccccctcgtcatcccttttccct includes these proteins:
- the LOC104256257 gene encoding LOW QUALITY PROTEIN: hepatic lectin-like (The sequence of the model RefSeq protein was modified relative to this genomic sequence to represent the inferred CDS: deleted 1 base in 1 codon); the protein is MDEEHLHDDLHVFKDRNFFQQKLRSFFTVYLLLALSFLLIITLFAVSLSRVSAISSKLNEVHLEQKQNFSGRDFLLFPCGPRSREWEYFDGKCYYFSLTRMSWYKAKAQCEEMHSQLAIINSYAKQNFVMFRTRNERFWIGLTDSNSEGEWEWIDGTDYKTTFTFWKEGEPNNSGSNEDCAHVWISGKWNDVYCTFECYYVCEKPLPN